The genome window TTTCCGCGAAGCGGGATTCAACCGTCACGCCGCGCGATGGCTTGATCGCGCTTCGCGCAAAAACGAATGGGAGGTGCGGAGGGACCGAGTCCCTCCGCGACGTTTTTTGCCCCGCGCAGCCGTTCACCGGCGCACGTCCATGGTGATCGGGCCTTCGGCGCGGCCGTGGATGAACTGGTCGACGTAGGGGTTTCCGGAATTGTCGATCTCGCCGATCGGTCCGACCCAGACGAGCCTGCCCTTGTAGAGCATGGCGACGCGGTCGGCGATCTTGCGGGCGGAGGCCATGTCGTGGGTGATGGTGACGGCGGTGGCGCCCAGGCGTTTGACGCAGGTGACGATGAGGTCGTTGATGACGTCGGCCATGATCGGATCGAGGCCGGTGGTGGGTTCGTCGAAGAAGATGATCTCGGGCTCGGTGGCGATGGCGCGGGCGAGGCCGACGCGCTTCTGCATGCCGCCCGAGAGTTCGGCGGGCCAGAGTTTGGCGACGTCGGCGGAGAGGCCGACCTTGGCGAGGGTGTCGACGGCGAGGTCGAAGGCGTCCTTGCGGGAGATCTTGGTGGTCTGGAGCACGCCGAAGGCGACGTTCTCCCACACCGGCAGGCTGTCGAACAGCGCCGCGCCCTGGAACAGCATGCCGATCCTGGCGTTGACCGCTTCGAGGCGCTTCGAGCCCATGCCGACGACTTCCTCGCCGTCGATCCGGATCGAGCCGCTCTCGGGGCGGAGGATGCCCTGGATGCACTTGATCAGCACCGATTTTCCGGTGCCCGAGCCGCCGATCACGACGAGGGATTCGCCCTTGCCGACGTCGAGGTCGACGCCGTCGAGGACGATCTTGTCGCCGAAGCGCTTGTGGACGTCGCGCAGGCGGATTTTCGGGGCGGCTTCGGTCATCGCGGATGGGCCCTAGGTGGCGAAGAAGATTTCGGTGACGACGTAGTTGGCGATCAGGATCATGATCGAGGCGGAGACCACCGCGTTGGTGGTGGCCTGGCCGACGCCCTGCGCGCCGCCCTTGGAATGGTAGCCGTTGTAGCACCCGAGCAGCGCGATCAGGAAGCCGAACACCGCGGCCTTGACGAGGCCGGAGGCGACGTCGGTGAACTCCAGCACGTCCCAGGTGTTGGCGAGGTAGCTGCCGGAATTGAAGCCGAGCTTGCCGACGCCGATGAGATAGCCGCCGAACACGCCGAGGATGTCGGCGATCACCACCAGCAGCGGCATCATCAGCAGCCCGGCGAGCAGGCGCGGCGCGACCAGATACTTGTAGGGATTGGTGGAGAGGGTGGCGAGCGCGTCGACCTGCTCGGTGACGCGCATGGTGCCGATTTCGGCGGCCATCGAGGCGCCGATGCGCCCGGCGACCATCAGCCCGGCGAGCACCGGGCCGAGCTCGCGGGTGAGCGAGAGCACCACCACCATCGCCACCGCGCCCTCGGCCTGGAAGCGCGAGAAGCCCGAGTGGGTCTGAAGCGCCAGCACCATGCCGGAGAAGATCGCGGTGAGCGCCACCACCGGCAGCGAGAAGTAGCCGATGTCGAGGAACTGGCGGAGGATCTGGCGCGGGTAGAACGGCGGCCGCACCATGTGCGAGACCGACGCCAGGGTGAATCGCGCCAGGCGGCCGACGGTGGCGAGGAAGGCGAGAAACACCCGTCCGATCAGTGCGAGGAAGGTCATGAGGCGTCGCCGTTCCTGTAGAGCCGGGGCAGGCGCGGACCGAGGCGGGTGAGGAGCTCGTAGGAGATCGTCTGCCCGGCGTCGGCCAGCGTGTCGATGCTCGCATATTTACCGATAACGTCGATGGTGTCACCGGGTCGGATGCGGTCCTCCGGCACCTCGGAGATGTCGAAGGTGGTGAGGTCCATGGATATGCGGCCGACGAGGCGCGCTTTCCAGGTGTCGTGCACGGCGGCGAACACCGGATGCTCGTCGGGATGGTTGCCGATCGCGCGGAGGAAGCCGTCGGCGTAGCCGAGCGCGACGGTGGCGAGGCGGCCGGGCCCGGGCGCGGCCCAGGTCGCGCCGTAGCCGATCGTCTGCGGCCGGTCGATCGGCTGGATCTCGACGACCTTGGCCGAGAGGGTGACGACGCGGCCCATCGGGTTGTCGTGGCCGGGGCGCGGGTTGCCGCCGTAGAGCGCGATGCCGGGGCGGACGAGGCCGAAGTGCGCGGCTTCGCCGAGGAAGATCCCCGAGGACGCCGAAAGGCTGGCGGCGACGCCGGGGAGATCCCGCGCGAACTCGGCGAAGCGCGCGATCTGGCGGGCGTTGAGCGGGTGGCGCGGCGCGTCGGCGCAGGCGAAGTGGCTCATCAGGAGCTGCGGGGCGAGGGCCTTCATGGTCTCGCCGTCGGCGCGCAGGGCGTCGAATTCGGCGCGCGAGAGGCCGAGGCGGGTCATCCCGGTGTCGACCTGGAGCGCCGCCGGGGCGGGGCGGCCGCGTTCGCGGGCGAACGCCGCCCAGCCCGCCACCTGCTCCATGCAGTTCAGCACCGGGGTCAGGGCGGCGGCGGCGAAATCCGCCTCGGTGTCGGGATTGGGGCCGTGGAGGACGAAGATCCGCGCCTCCGGCACCGCCTTGCGCAGGGCGATGCCCTCGTCGAGGTGGGCGACGAAGAAGCTGCGGCAGCCCGCGCGGACGAGCGCCTTCGCCACCTGCGCCGCGCCGAGGCCGTAGGCGTCGGCCTTGACCACCGCGGCGGTTTCCGCCCCGCCGGCCTGGAGCTTGAGATAGCGCCAGTTGGCGACGAGCGCGCCGAGATCGACGGTGAGCACCGCACCGGCGCGCGCGAGCGCGGCCGGGGAAGGGGCGAGCGACACGGGATCATCCTCCGTAGGGCAGGTGGTCGTCTTCGGTCCAATTGCCGAAAGTGGTATATTCGCCATTGAAGTGCAGCACAACCGTGCCGGTGGGTCCGTGGCGCTGCTTGGCGATGATGCACTCGGACTTGAACTCGATCGCCTTGAGGCCGTCCTCCCACTCCTCGTAGCGGTGGGCGTAGTCGGCGTCGGTCTCGCCGTCCTTTTTGAGCGGCGCCTTGGCCTTGCGGTAGTAGTGCTCGCGGAACACGAACATCACCATGTCGGCGTCCTGCTCGATCGAGCCGGATTCGCGCAGATCGGAGAGCTGCGGGCGCTTGTCGTCGCGGCTTTCCACCGCGCGGGAGAGCTGCGAGAGCACCAGAACCGGCACCTGCAGCTCCTTCGCCAGGATCTTGAGGCCGCGGGTCATCTCCGAGAGTTCCTGCACGCGGTTGCTCTCGCGGCGGCTGGAGACGCTGGGCGAGAGGAGTTGCAGGTAGTCGATCACCACCATGCCGAGGTTGGCCTGGCGCTTGAGGCGGCGCGCCCGGGTGCGGATCGCGCCGACCGAGAGGCCGGGGGTGTCGTCGATGTAGAGCGGCACCTTCTCCATCAGCCCGACCGCGGCGGTGAGCTTGTTGAAGTCGTCCTGGTTGATCTTGCCGGTGCGCATCGCGTGGCCGGGGATCTGCGCCTCGTTGGAGAGGATACGGGTGGCGAGCTGCTCGGCCGACATTTCGAGCGAGAAGAACGCGGTCACCGCGCCCGGGCCGTCCGGGTCCTTGAACTTCGAGTACGCGGCGTTGTAGGCGATCGCGGTGGCGAGCGCGGTCTTGCCCATGCCCGGGCGTCCGGCGAGGATCACGAGGTCGGAGTTGTGCAGGCCGCCGAGGGTCTTGTCGAGGTCGACGAGGCCGGTGGTGACGCCCGAGAGCCCCTCGGACTTGCAGGCGGCGTCGACCGAGGTGAGGGATTCGGCGAGCGCGGCGGCGAACGAGGTGAAACCGCGCGCCGACTGGCCGTCGTTGGCGAGGTTGTAGAGCCCTTCCTCGGCCTTGCGGATCTGGTCGTCGGCGCTCTCTTCGAGGGTTTCGTCGAAGGCGTCGTTGACCACGTCCTCGCCGAGCGCGATGAGCTGGCGGCGGACGTAGAGGTCGTGGATCAGGCGGCCGTACTGCTCGACGTTGATGATGCCGACCACCGAGGCGGCGAGCCGCGCGAGGTAGCCCGGGCCGCCGACGCGTTCGAGCTCCGGGCTGCCGTCCATCAGGCGCTTCAGGGTGATCGGGTCGGCGGTGTCGCCGCGCTCGCCCAGCTGGATGCACAGCTCGAAGATCCGCCGGTGGGTGGAATCGGCGAAGTGGATCGGCTTGAGGAAGTCGATGATCTTGTCGATCGCGGCGTTGTTGTTGAGGATCGCTCCGAGGAGCGCCTGCTCGGCCTCGGTATCGTAGGGCGGCGTACGCGGCGCGGGGCCGCCGCCGACGACGCGGAAAGGTTCGGAGAGTTCTGGAATCTGGCTCATCGCGGCACCATACCACGCGCCCCCGGCAGCGGGGACACCGAGTTATCCACACCCCTGTGGAAGATGGGGATTCTTTCGGGGAAAGGACGGGGCGGCCCACCCGCTGCGGGCGTTAATCCGTCGTGTCGATCCGCCGCAATCGTTTGGCGGTTTCGATCCTAGCCGGGAAGACGATCTAATTTCGGGACATTTTCCAAACGCGCGTCCCATTCCGCCCGGCTTGCGAAGCATATATGGGCGCTTGGTCGGATGTCGATCGGGCTATCGATACTCCCGGCGGGTACAACCACCAAAGTCCCTTCGAGTTGAACGCTCGGAAGAGCGGAGCCGCATTTGATGCAAAAGCTTTTCTGGTGTCGAGTCTCGGGAACCCGGTAGGTCTGGATGCTGTCAACGCCGGAAATCCAATCTACCGTCGCCGTCGA of uncultured Alphaproteobacteria bacterium contains these proteins:
- a CDS encoding ABC-type transport system involved in resistance to organic solvents — translated: MTEAAPKIRLRDVHKRFGDKIVLDGVDLDVGKGESLVVIGGSGTGKSVLIKCIQGILRPESGSIRIDGEEVVGMGSKRLEAVNARIGMLFQGAALFDSLPVWENVAFGVLQTTKISRKDAFDLAVDTLAKVGLSADVAKLWPAELSGGMQKRVGLARAIATEPEIIFFDEPTTGLDPIMADVINDLIVTCVKRLGATAVTITHDMASARKIADRVAMLYKGRLVWVGPIGEIDNSGNPYVDQFIHGRAEGPITMDVRR
- a CDS encoding putative ABC transporter permease protein RF_0080 (Evidence 3 : Function proposed based on presence of conserved amino acid motif, structural feature or limited homology), whose product is MTFLALIGRVFLAFLATVGRLARFTLASVSHMVRPPFYPRQILRQFLDIGYFSLPVVALTAIFSGMVLALQTHSGFSRFQAEGAVAMVVVLSLTRELGPVLAGLMVAGRIGASMAAEIGTMRVTEQVDALATLSTNPYKYLVAPRLLAGLLMMPLLVVIADILGVFGGYLIGVGKLGFNSGSYLANTWDVLEFTDVASGLVKAAVFGFLIALLGCYNGYHSKGGAQGVGQATTNAVVSASIMILIANYVVTEIFFAT
- the alr gene encoding Alanine racemase, with amino-acid sequence MSLAPSPAALARAGAVLTVDLGALVANWRYLKLQAGGAETAAVVKADAYGLGAAQVAKALVRAGCRSFFVAHLDEGIALRKAVPEARIFVLHGPNPDTEADFAAAALTPVLNCMEQVAGWAAFARERGRPAPAALQVDTGMTRLGLSRAEFDALRADGETMKALAPQLLMSHFACADAPRHPLNARQIARFAEFARDLPGVAASLSASSGIFLGEAAHFGLVRPGIALYGGNPRPGHDNPMGRVVTLSAKVVEIQPIDRPQTIGYGATWAAPGPGRLATVALGYADGFLRAIGNHPDEHPVFAAVHDTWKARLVGRISMDLTTFDISEVPEDRIRPGDTIDVIGKYASIDTLADAGQTISYELLTRLGPRLPRLYRNGDAS
- the dnaB gene encoding Replicative DNA helicase, producing the protein MSQIPELSEPFRVVGGGPAPRTPPYDTEAEQALLGAILNNNAAIDKIIDFLKPIHFADSTHRRIFELCIQLGERGDTADPITLKRLMDGSPELERVGGPGYLARLAASVVGIINVEQYGRLIHDLYVRRQLIALGEDVVNDAFDETLEESADDQIRKAEEGLYNLANDGQSARGFTSFAAALAESLTSVDAACKSEGLSGVTTGLVDLDKTLGGLHNSDLVILAGRPGMGKTALATAIAYNAAYSKFKDPDGPGAVTAFFSLEMSAEQLATRILSNEAQIPGHAMRTGKINQDDFNKLTAAVGLMEKVPLYIDDTPGLSVGAIRTRARRLKRQANLGMVVIDYLQLLSPSVSSRRESNRVQELSEMTRGLKILAKELQVPVLVLSQLSRAVESRDDKRPQLSDLRESGSIEQDADMVMFVFREHYYRKAKAPLKKDGETDADYAHRYEEWEDGLKAIEFKSECIIAKQRHGPTGTVVLHFNGEYTTFGNWTEDDHLPYGG